From Bdellovibrio bacteriovorus, a single genomic window includes:
- a CDS encoding peptide ABC transporter substrate-binding protein has product MNYFLALFLLLSAPAFASEKVFRLHLATEPGGLDPNKQRTSSSSYVLGNLYRNIFSFDDQKGLLPDLGTGCKRDKKRTMLTCTLKSDLQWSDGSPLTSEDFLRTYIKILTSKNAISRADLLFKIKNAEAFYKGEIDAKKLGVSAPDKLTLKFEFTNPDSDFDYNLSNFLLAPTKENLTAYSGPYKLKEWKKGQKLVLEPNRLYKLGHPQRPVVEFLFVEEDTVALQLYEKNELQFLRRLPTLFIPTYKKRKDFYWYPVTRLDYLGFGPELSGDENTRKAFTYSLNYTELQKIFSSEGKPGCIGLPDSWFPEKAPCFDYDLSKVPKMKSSKTYTLMFSALGGEDHKRATEWLQNQWSKNAQLKTHLEVKENKVFLQVLQHNPPAIFRKGVSPDRPTCLSALETFAPWSPENYLRINSAEYEKILSSLSQAQKPAERKKWCLAGADYLMKNHLMIPLGAIHFSVLVKPEFKGWKLNQMNQLDLSDLH; this is encoded by the coding sequence ATGAATTACTTCTTAGCTTTGTTTCTTCTTTTGAGTGCTCCCGCTTTTGCTTCGGAAAAAGTTTTTCGCCTGCACTTAGCAACAGAACCCGGCGGACTGGATCCCAACAAACAGCGCACATCTTCTTCCAGCTATGTTTTGGGAAATCTTTATCGCAATATTTTTTCTTTCGACGATCAAAAGGGACTTCTTCCTGATTTAGGCACAGGCTGTAAGCGCGATAAAAAACGAACGATGCTGACTTGCACTCTGAAGAGCGATTTGCAGTGGAGCGACGGTTCCCCGCTGACTTCTGAAGATTTTTTAAGAACCTATATTAAAATTCTGACCTCTAAAAATGCGATCTCACGTGCGGATTTACTTTTTAAAATCAAAAATGCCGAGGCTTTTTACAAAGGTGAAATCGACGCGAAAAAGTTGGGCGTAAGTGCCCCGGACAAACTGACTTTGAAGTTTGAATTTACAAATCCAGACTCTGATTTTGACTACAATCTTTCGAATTTCTTACTGGCACCAACCAAAGAAAATCTGACGGCATACTCTGGCCCTTACAAACTCAAAGAATGGAAAAAGGGGCAAAAGCTCGTTCTTGAACCCAACCGACTTTATAAGTTAGGACATCCCCAGCGTCCGGTCGTGGAATTTCTTTTTGTCGAAGAAGATACGGTGGCTTTGCAGCTTTATGAAAAGAACGAGTTGCAGTTTTTACGTCGCCTTCCGACCCTCTTCATCCCCACTTATAAAAAACGCAAAGACTTTTACTGGTACCCGGTCACTCGCCTGGATTACTTGGGTTTTGGTCCGGAACTTTCAGGTGATGAAAACACACGTAAGGCTTTCACCTACTCTTTGAACTATACGGAGTTACAAAAGATTTTTTCTTCCGAGGGAAAGCCGGGTTGCATTGGACTTCCCGACTCTTGGTTTCCAGAAAAAGCTCCTTGTTTTGATTATGATCTTTCCAAAGTTCCAAAGATGAAGAGTTCTAAGACCTACACACTGATGTTTTCGGCTTTGGGTGGTGAAGACCATAAACGTGCGACCGAATGGCTCCAGAACCAATGGAGCAAAAATGCGCAGTTGAAAACCCATCTTGAAGTCAAAGAGAACAAGGTGTTCTTGCAAGTGTTGCAACATAATCCACCAGCCATTTTTAGGAAAGGCGTCTCTCCAGACCGTCCCACCTGCTTGTCGGCCCTAGAGACTTTCGCTCCTTGGAGCCCGGAAAATTATCTCCGGATCAACTCGGCCGAATACGAAAAGATTTTGTCCTCGCTTTCCCAAGCACAGAAACCGGCAGAACGGAAAAAATGGTGTCTTGCGGGGGCGGATTACCTGATGAAGAATCACTTGATGATTCCTCTGGGCGCCATTCATTTTTCAGTTCTGGTAAAACCAGAATTTAAGGGATGGAAGCTCAATCAAATGAATCAGCTGGACTTGTCTGATCTTCACTGA
- a CDS encoding 6-carboxytetrahydropterin synthase, producing MILVLKSPFSSAHFYHQPLWSKEENTKTFGRCFTEYGHGHNYTLEVGFHIQKTDITEQKQELQTLLKSLTDVLDHEHLNFVIPEFKEKNPTTENIALYFLEKLKEHGRGKDVSYLRLYEMDNLWTEIRQ from the coding sequence ATGATCCTTGTTTTAAAAAGCCCTTTTAGCAGTGCTCATTTTTATCATCAGCCTTTGTGGTCGAAAGAAGAAAACACAAAGACTTTCGGGCGCTGCTTTACTGAATATGGTCACGGCCATAACTACACTTTGGAAGTGGGCTTTCATATCCAAAAGACAGACATCACAGAACAAAAGCAGGAATTGCAAACCTTGCTAAAGTCTTTGACAGACGTCTTAGATCACGAGCATTTGAATTTCGTGATTCCCGAATTTAAAGAAAAGAATCCAACGACAGAAAATATCGCTCTGTATTTTCTTGAAAAACTAAAAGAGCACGGACGCGGAAAAGATGTTTCTTATTTGCGTTTGTATGAAATGGACAATTTGTGGACGGAGATCCGCCAATGA
- the trpS gene encoding tryptophan--tRNA ligase — protein MSSDVVQTPPPAPVKKLRVMSGMRVTGRLHIGHYWGALQNWLTLQNDYECFFGAMDWHGMTTAYKSPKEITPWTREMVAEFLAWGINPEKATIFIQSRVPEHLELFMIFSNMVPMGWLERVNTWKDAIEEMKANDTHNLGRFAYPVLQAADIAIYRANAVPVGADQVSHLELARELVRRFNHLYKAKLPEMNPLLTEIPLVPGLDGRKMSKSYGNTLFLTEDTEKDLKKKVNLMVTDPARVRREDPGEPTKCSVYGYHKLYSSADDIAWVEQGCRTAGIGCGDCKGRLAANIEKLSVGPREKKKELLNNPGQLDSIIDAGCDKARKEAQKTLEIVRSSMKW, from the coding sequence ATGAGTTCTGACGTGGTTCAAACCCCACCACCTGCACCAGTAAAAAAACTGCGCGTCATGTCTGGCATGCGCGTCACCGGTCGTTTGCACATCGGTCACTATTGGGGTGCGCTCCAAAATTGGCTGACTCTGCAAAATGACTACGAATGTTTTTTTGGTGCGATGGATTGGCATGGAATGACCACGGCCTACAAGTCACCCAAAGAAATCACGCCATGGACTCGTGAAATGGTGGCGGAATTTTTAGCTTGGGGAATCAATCCTGAGAAGGCGACGATTTTTATTCAAAGCCGCGTGCCTGAGCACTTGGAACTTTTCATGATTTTTTCAAACATGGTTCCGATGGGCTGGCTTGAGCGCGTGAATACATGGAAAGACGCTATTGAAGAAATGAAAGCCAACGACACTCACAACTTGGGGCGCTTTGCGTATCCGGTTTTGCAAGCGGCAGATATCGCTATCTATCGCGCTAACGCCGTTCCCGTCGGGGCAGACCAGGTATCGCACTTAGAGTTAGCGCGTGAGTTGGTTCGCCGCTTCAATCATTTATATAAAGCGAAATTGCCAGAGATGAATCCTCTATTGACAGAGATTCCTTTGGTGCCGGGTCTTGACGGTCGTAAGATGTCGAAGTCTTACGGGAACACTTTGTTCCTCACTGAAGACACAGAAAAAGATTTGAAGAAAAAAGTAAACTTGATGGTCACGGATCCTGCGCGCGTTCGTCGCGAAGATCCAGGAGAACCGACGAAGTGTTCGGTGTATGGCTATCATAAACTCTATTCATCAGCCGATGATATCGCCTGGGTGGAACAAGGATGTCGCACAGCAGGAATCGGTTGCGGAGACTGTAAAGGTCGCTTGGCTGCCAACATCGAAAAACTTTCGGTGGGCCCAAGAGAAAAGAAAAAAGAATTGTTGAATAATCCAGGTCAGCTTGATTCAATCATCGACGCTGGATGCGACAAAGCGCGCAAGGAAGCCCAAAAGACATTAGAGATAGTTCGTTCCAGTATGAAATGGTAG
- a CDS encoding SDR family NAD(P)-dependent oxidoreductase, whose product MKKAALITGASSGIGAATAIEYSRNGYFIYLMGRNKERLQEVALKCRSGASIVSCDMTDEAALQKRLNEVLGAKIHRVEVLVNNAGIFETHNFTEGADDIWKRQMEMNFFVPVRVARAFFPYFKELGGGSIVNISSTLGLRPTANTGAYSASKAALINWTQSLALEGGAHNIRVNAVCPGIVDTPIHSFHSLEADAKKETLDKMKSLQPLGRIGTSEDIAKTAYFLGSEQSSWTTGAVMTVDGGINLA is encoded by the coding sequence ATGAAGAAGGCAGCACTCATCACTGGAGCCAGCAGCGGCATCGGCGCCGCCACCGCCATTGAATACTCTCGCAACGGCTATTTTATTTATCTGATGGGTCGAAACAAAGAACGCCTGCAAGAAGTGGCGTTAAAGTGTCGCAGCGGAGCTTCCATTGTTTCTTGCGATATGACGGATGAAGCCGCTTTACAAAAACGTTTGAACGAAGTCTTGGGCGCAAAAATTCACCGCGTGGAAGTTTTAGTCAACAACGCAGGCATCTTTGAAACTCATAATTTCACCGAAGGTGCGGATGATATTTGGAAGCGCCAGATGGAGATGAATTTCTTCGTCCCCGTTCGTGTGGCACGGGCGTTTTTCCCTTATTTTAAAGAACTGGGTGGCGGCAGCATCGTGAACATCTCTTCAACCTTAGGTCTTCGCCCTACGGCAAATACCGGCGCCTATTCCGCAAGCAAGGCCGCTCTTATCAACTGGACACAGAGTCTTGCTCTTGAGGGCGGAGCTCATAATATTCGTGTGAACGCCGTGTGCCCCGGTATCGTCGACACCCCTATTCATAGCTTTCATTCTTTAGAAGCCGACGCCAAAAAAGAAACTTTAGATAAAATGAAGTCTCTTCAGCCTCTGGGGCGCATCGGAACATCTGAAGATATCGCGAAGACGGCTTACTTCTTAGGTTCTGAACAATCCAGTTGGACGACGGGGGCTGTGATGACCGTTGATGGAGGCATCAACCTCGCATGA
- a CDS encoding pseudouridine synthase: MSEEKVRLSKLMAERGICSRREADEYIAKGLVLVDGVKVDQLGTKVDPKVKITLEAQALKQQKRLATIILNKPIGWVSAQPEPPYQPAIKLITPENQFGDSKQRLRKEHFEGLAVAGRLDIDSQGLLLFTQDGRIAKKIIAEETKLEKEYIVRVEGKLPADKLKLLNHGLSLDGKALKPAKVEWINEDQLRFILREGKKRQIRRMCELVGLRVTGLKRVRIGSLVLGKLPEGKWRFLEEDESLD; this comes from the coding sequence ATGAGTGAAGAAAAAGTAAGATTATCAAAATTGATGGCGGAACGAGGCATCTGTTCTCGACGTGAGGCCGATGAATACATCGCCAAGGGCCTGGTGCTAGTTGATGGCGTCAAGGTCGACCAATTAGGAACCAAGGTCGATCCCAAAGTTAAAATCACTTTGGAAGCGCAAGCTTTGAAACAACAAAAGCGCTTAGCGACAATCATCCTGAATAAACCCATCGGCTGGGTGAGTGCGCAACCTGAACCACCCTATCAACCCGCGATTAAATTAATCACGCCCGAAAATCAATTTGGTGATTCCAAACAACGTCTGCGCAAAGAACATTTTGAAGGGTTGGCAGTTGCGGGTCGACTGGATATTGATTCACAAGGTCTGCTTCTTTTTACGCAAGACGGACGTATCGCCAAAAAAATCATCGCGGAAGAAACGAAACTTGAAAAAGAATACATTGTTCGCGTTGAAGGAAAACTTCCGGCAGATAAATTAAAACTTTTGAACCATGGCCTGTCTTTGGATGGCAAAGCTTTGAAGCCCGCGAAGGTGGAATGGATCAATGAAGATCAATTGCGTTTTATTTTGCGTGAAGGAAAAAAACGCCAAATCCGTCGCATGTGTGAACTTGTGGGTTTAAGAGTCACGGGTCTTAAACGTGTGCGCATTGGAAGCTTGGTCCTCGGAAAACTTCCGGAAGGCAAATGGCGCTTTCTAGAAGAGGATGAAAGCCTTGATTAG
- a CDS encoding EAL domain-containing protein, which translates to MNSATQSVDIHKDQIIFSEGDAGDCAYIIEKGRVLIYLSKDKEDIPLTILGEGEIFGEMALIDNQNRSASVRALEDVRLAIVTKQQVLERVSTADKVVQLLMRVLLKRLRRKNINTPAGTKISDVEFDNSGAGDDGTQTALDQIKLENQIFQAFQNKEFELFYQPIVNLKTKQINGCEALLRWNSPQHGLVSPNLFIDVIENSSMVIPIGHWIINQALKDLRTVQDQLRLNKKEKMADDFMMSINISGRQFTHSDFVNNLEDLREKHDLQPKNIKLEMTERIMMDGAIALDALKQCHDQGYAISIDDFGTGFSSLQYLTQMPISFLKIDRCFVMKILNDPKSKAVVSSIIHLAHAMDIEIIAEGIENNEEALVLETLGARFGQGYLFSKPVDLGRFLKLI; encoded by the coding sequence ATGAATTCAGCAACTCAGTCCGTCGACATACATAAGGATCAGATCATATTTAGCGAAGGTGATGCAGGAGACTGCGCCTACATCATCGAAAAAGGCCGAGTGCTGATCTACCTTAGCAAAGATAAAGAAGACATCCCTTTAACTATCTTAGGTGAAGGTGAAATCTTTGGCGAGATGGCACTGATTGATAATCAAAACCGCTCGGCCTCTGTACGAGCTTTAGAAGATGTTCGCTTAGCTATCGTAACTAAGCAGCAAGTCTTAGAACGCGTGTCCACCGCAGATAAAGTCGTTCAACTTCTGATGCGTGTTTTATTAAAACGCCTTCGTCGTAAAAACATCAATACACCGGCTGGGACAAAAATTTCCGATGTGGAGTTTGATAACTCGGGTGCGGGCGATGATGGAACTCAAACGGCCTTAGATCAAATCAAACTTGAAAATCAAATCTTCCAAGCTTTCCAAAATAAAGAGTTTGAACTTTTTTATCAGCCCATCGTGAATTTAAAAACAAAGCAAATCAATGGCTGTGAGGCTTTGCTTCGTTGGAACAGCCCTCAGCATGGACTGGTGTCTCCGAATCTTTTTATCGACGTCATTGAAAACTCGTCGATGGTCATCCCGATCGGTCACTGGATTATCAACCAGGCTTTGAAGGACTTGCGCACCGTTCAAGATCAGCTTCGTCTGAATAAAAAAGAAAAAATGGCCGACGACTTCATGATGAGCATTAATATTTCAGGTCGCCAGTTCACTCATTCCGATTTCGTGAACAACCTTGAAGACTTGCGTGAAAAACATGATCTTCAACCTAAAAACATCAAATTGGAAATGACCGAAAGAATCATGATGGACGGAGCCATTGCCTTAGATGCTTTAAAACAGTGTCATGATCAAGGTTACGCGATTTCCATTGATGATTTCGGGACAGGTTTTTCAAGCCTTCAATATTTGACTCAAATGCCTATTAGCTTCTTGAAGATCGACCGTTGTTTTGTGATGAAGATCTTGAACGATCCCAAATCAAAAGCGGTCGTCAGTTCTATTATCCACTTAGCCCACGCCATGGATATTGAAATCATTGCTGAGGGTATTGAAAATAACGAAGAAGCTCTGGTTTTAGAGACTTTGGGCGCCCGTTTTGGCCAAGGATATTTGTTTTCAAAACCTGTGGACCTAGGTCGCTTCTTAAAACTCATCTAA
- a CDS encoding acyl-CoA dehydrogenase, producing the protein MSDVTNARPALTMLSEDEAAFRDAVRAFAESEIKPHVTHMDEKAEMDPAIVKKLFEMGLMGIETPEKFGGAGSTFTMACLAVEEIGRVDGSVSVLVDVQNTLTTNAFLKWGTPAQQEKYLSKMATNWVGAYALSESSSGSDAFALKLKAEDKGDKWVLNGSKLWITNGKEANVFIVFANIDMAKGYKGITAFIVEKSFPGFKVGKKEDKLGIRASSTCELLFENCEVPKENVLGEVGKGYKIAIETLNEGRIGIGAQMIGIAQGAYEAALGYVKGREQFGKPIAHFQGVQFQLAEMRTELEAARLMVYNAARLKDAGQDFIEAAAMAKLYASRAAEKITSKAIDLFGGNGFTKEYPVEKFWRDAKIGQIYEGTTNMQLQTIAKMELDK; encoded by the coding sequence ATGTCTGACGTAACTAATGCTCGTCCAGCTTTGACAATGCTTTCTGAAGACGAAGCTGCGTTTAGAGACGCTGTAAGAGCTTTTGCTGAATCTGAAATCAAACCTCATGTGACACACATGGACGAAAAAGCAGAGATGGATCCTGCTATCGTTAAAAAACTTTTCGAAATGGGTTTGATGGGCATTGAAACACCGGAAAAATTCGGTGGCGCTGGCTCAACATTTACAATGGCTTGCTTGGCTGTTGAAGAAATCGGACGCGTTGACGGTTCTGTTTCTGTTCTTGTCGACGTTCAAAATACTTTGACGACAAATGCGTTCCTTAAATGGGGAACTCCCGCTCAACAAGAAAAATACTTGAGCAAAATGGCAACCAACTGGGTTGGCGCTTACGCATTGTCTGAATCTTCTTCTGGTTCTGATGCTTTCGCTTTGAAATTGAAAGCGGAAGACAAAGGCGACAAATGGGTTTTGAATGGTTCAAAACTTTGGATCACAAACGGTAAAGAGGCTAACGTATTTATCGTGTTTGCAAACATCGATATGGCTAAAGGCTACAAAGGCATCACAGCTTTCATCGTTGAAAAATCATTCCCAGGATTCAAAGTTGGTAAGAAAGAAGACAAGCTAGGTATCCGCGCTTCTTCCACTTGCGAACTTCTATTTGAAAACTGCGAAGTTCCTAAAGAGAACGTGCTAGGTGAAGTTGGTAAGGGTTATAAAATCGCGATCGAAACATTGAATGAAGGTCGTATCGGTATCGGCGCACAAATGATCGGTATCGCTCAAGGCGCTTACGAAGCAGCTCTGGGTTACGTTAAAGGCCGTGAGCAATTCGGCAAACCTATCGCTCACTTCCAAGGCGTTCAATTCCAACTAGCAGAAATGCGCACTGAACTCGAAGCCGCTCGTTTGATGGTTTACAATGCAGCTCGTTTGAAAGACGCTGGCCAAGATTTCATTGAAGCCGCAGCGATGGCGAAACTTTACGCTTCTCGCGCCGCTGAAAAGATCACTTCTAAAGCTATCGACTTGTTCGGTGGTAACGGTTTCACTAAAGAATATCCTGTCGAGAAATTCTGGCGTGACGCTAAGATCGGTCAGATCTACGAAGGAACGACAAACATGCAATTGCAAACAATTGCAAAAATGGAACTAGATAAATAG
- a CDS encoding site-2 protease family protein yields the protein MDFVEIGAKIGIYFIPFLFALCFHEYAHGWVARRRGDNTAEMMGRLTMNPIAHMDMIGTLVLPIISIVLATPIFFGWAKPVPVNERNLKNPRVDMFWIALAGPLSNILLAIVGSTLIAIVAKYFLGASYASGLIEILKTFIVTNLFLAFFNILPLHPLDGGKVLARFLPAQLNYKLEQNEHITSMILMALVLTGALRILAIPVFWSYNNLVGLALGGFGI from the coding sequence ATGGATTTCGTCGAGATTGGCGCCAAGATTGGTATTTATTTTATCCCGTTCCTTTTTGCACTCTGTTTTCACGAGTATGCACACGGTTGGGTTGCGCGTCGTCGCGGTGACAACACTGCAGAAATGATGGGTCGTCTGACGATGAACCCGATTGCGCACATGGATATGATTGGAACTTTGGTGCTTCCGATCATTTCCATTGTTTTAGCGACACCGATTTTCTTTGGGTGGGCAAAACCGGTTCCAGTGAATGAGCGCAACTTGAAAAATCCCCGCGTGGATATGTTCTGGATTGCTCTTGCAGGTCCTCTTTCGAATATTCTTTTGGCGATCGTGGGCTCCACGTTGATTGCCATCGTCGCGAAGTATTTCTTGGGCGCTTCTTATGCAAGTGGCCTGATTGAAATTCTAAAAACTTTTATTGTGACGAATCTTTTCTTGGCGTTCTTTAACATTCTTCCTTTGCATCCTTTGGATGGAGGAAAAGTTTTAGCGCGTTTCCTTCCAGCGCAATTAAATTACAAGCTGGAACAAAACGAACACATCACAAGTATGATTTTGATGGCTTTGGTATTAACAGGAGCTTTGCGTATTCTCGCCATCCCTGTTTTCTGGAGCTATAACAATCTTGTCGGTCTTGCCTTAGGGGGCTTTGGTATATGA